From the Anabas testudineus chromosome 23, fAnaTes1.2, whole genome shotgun sequence genome, one window contains:
- the cand1 gene encoding cullin-associated NEDD8-dissociated protein 1, with protein MASASYHISNLLEKMTSSDKDFRFMATNDLMTELQKDSIKLDDDSERKVVRMILKLLEDKNGEVQNLAVKCLGPLVSKVKEYQVETIVDTLCTNMLSDKEQLRDISSIGLKTVIGELPPASSGSALAASVCKKITGRLTSAIAKQEDVSVQLEALDIMADMLCRQGGLLVNFHPSILSCLLPQLTSPRLAVRKRTIMALGHLVMSCGNLVFIDLIEHLLTELGRNDNMSTTRTYIQCTAAISRQAGHRIGEYLEKIIPLVVKFCNVDDDELREYCIQAFESFVRRCPKEVYPHVPTVISICLRYLTYDPNYNFDDEDEDDNAMDAEQNDEDYQGSDDEYSDDDDMSWKVRRAAAKCLDAVVSTRHEMLPEFYRSVSPALVCRFKEREENVKADVFHAYLSLLKQTRPAQSWLADPDAMEQGDTPLTMLQSQVPMIVKALHKQLKEKSVKTRQCCFNMLTELVNVLPGALTQHIPVLIPGIIFSLNDKSSSSNLKIDALACLHVIMVTHPAHAFHAHVPALVPPVVACVGDPFYKITSEALLVTQQLVKVIRPLDSQSEGSDSFDPSPYINDLFTCTIRRLKAADIDQEVKERAISCMGQIICNLGDRLPAELPGTLLIFLERLKNEITRLTTVKALTLIAGSPLKIDLRPVLPDAVPILASFLRKNQRALKLCTLAALDILLRNYNSAVTPVMVDAVLAELPPLISESDMHVSQMALSFLSTLAVTHPSSLSQLSGGNIMQQLIALVRSPLLQGGALAAMLDFYQALVSTDTPGLGYMDLLRMLTGPVYSQSAALPHKQAYCSIAKCVAALTRACPTEGPAVVGQFIQDVKNSRSTDSIRLLALLSLGEVGHHVDLSSQPELKTVILDAFSSSSEEVKSAASYALGSIAVGNLPEYLPFVLQEISSSKRQYLLLHSLKEIISSASVSGLKPYVESVWSLLLKHCECQEEGTRNVVAECLGKLTLIDPETLLPRLKGYLLSGSSYARSSVVTAVKFTISDQPQPIDPLLKNCIGDFLKTLEDPDLNVRRVALVTFNSAAHNKPSLIRELLDSVLPQLYNETKVRKELIREVEMGPFKHTVDDGLDLRKAAFECMYTLLDSCLDRIDIFTFLNHVEDGLKDHYDIKMLTFLMLARLSSLCPSAVLQRLDRLVEPLRATCTTKVKANSVKQEFEKQDELKRSAMRAVVALLTIPEAEKSPLMSEFQSQISSNQELAAIFDSIQRDSSSANMESMDTS; from the exons ATGGCGAGCGCCTCGTACCACATCTCCAACCTGCTGGAGAAAATGACTTCCAGCGACAAGGATTTCAG gtttaTGGCCACTAACGACCTGATGACGGAGTTACAGAAAGATTCGATCAAACTGGATGACGACAGCGAGAGGAAG GTGGTCCGGATGATTCTCAAACTGCTGGAAGACAAGAACGGAGAAGTTCAGAACCTGGCCGTCAAATG CCTGGGGCCTCTGGTCAGTAAAGTGAAGGAGTACCAGGTGGAGACGATCGTGGACACTCTGTGCACCAACATGCTGTCAGACAAAGAACAGCTCAGAGACATTTCCTCCATAGGACTCAAAACCGTGATCGGAGAGTTACCGCCCGCCTCCAGTg GTTCTGCTTTAGCTGCCAGTGTTTGTAAGAAGATAACAGGTCGTCTGACGAGCGCCATCGCCAAACAGGAAGACGTCTCTGTGCAGCTGGAGGCCCTCGACATCATGGCTGACATGCTCTGCAG aCAGGGAGGTCTGTTGGTGAAtttccatccctccatcctcaGCTGTCTGCTACCTCAGCTCACCTCCCCCAGACTGGCTGTCAGAAAG AGGACCATTATGGCGCTGGGTCACCTCGTGATGTCCTGTGGGAATCTAGTCTTCATTGATCTGATCGAACACCTTCTGACCGAGTTGGGGAGGAACGACAACATGTCGACCACCAGAACCTACATCCAGTGCACAGCCGCCATCAGCAGACAGGCCGGACACAGGATTG GGGAGTATCTGGAGAAGATCATTCCTCTGGTAGTGAAGTTTTGTAATGTTGATGATGACGAGCTCAGGGAGTACTGCATCCAGGCCTTCGAGTCCTTCGTTAGGAG GTGTCCTAAAGAGGTTTACCCCCATGTTCCCACGGTCATCTCCATCTGCCTGCGTTACCTGACCTATGACCCCAACTACAACTTTGATGATGAAGACGAGGACGACAACGCAATGGACGCTGAACAGAACGACGAAGACTACCAAG gcAGTGATGATGAGTACAGCGATGATGACGACATGAGCTGGAAGGTTCGACGGGCAGCGGCAAAGTGTTTGGACGCCGTTGTCTCAACTCGCCACGAGATGCTGCCAGAGTTTTATCGCTCTGTCTCTCCTGCGCTCGTCTGTCGCTTCAAG gagagggaggagaacgTGAAAGCGGATGTTTTCCACGCCTACCTGTCGCTGCTCAAACAGACCAGACCAGCTCAGAGCTGGTTGGCCGATCCAGACGCCATGGAGCAGGGAGACACTCCGCTAACGATGCTGCAGAGCCAG GTCCCCATGATAGTCAAAGCTCTTCACAAGCAGCTGAAGGAGAAAAGTGTCAAAACTCGTCAGTGTTGTTTCAACATGTTAACTGAGCTGGTGAACGTTCTCCCAGGAGCCCTGACTCAGCACATCCCAGTACTAATACCAG gcaTCATCTTCTCTCTGAACGATAAGTCGAGCAGCTCCAACCTGAAAATCGACGCCTTGGCCTGTCTCCACGTCATCATGGTGACCCACCCAGCTCACGCCTTCCACGCCCATGTCCCCGCCCTCGTCCCGCCCGTGGTGGCATGCGTGGGAGACCCCTTTTACAAGATCACCTCTGAGGCTCTGCTTGTCACTCAGCAGCTCGTCAAG GTGATCCGACCTCTggacagccaatcagagggcTCAGACAGCTTTGACCCCTCCCCATACATCAACGACCTGTTCACCTGTACGATCAGACGCCTGAAGGCTGCAGATATTGATCAGGAGGTCAAAGAACGAGCCATCTCGTGTATGGGACAAATCATCTGCAACCTAG gtgACCGTCTGCCTGCTGAACTTCCCGGAACGTTGTTGATCTTCTTAGAACGCCTCAAGAACGAGATCACAAGACTGACGACAGTGAAAG CTCTGACGCTGATTGCCGGCTCACCGTTGAAAATCGATCTGAGGCCAGTTCTCCCTGACGCTGTTCCCATCCTCGCCTCCTTCCTCCGCAAGAACCAGCGGGCCCTGAAGCTCTGCACGCTGGCTGCTCTGGACATCCTCCTCCGAAACTAcaa ctcTGCGGTGACTCCCGTCATGGTGGACGCGGTCCTAGCCGAGCTGCCTCCTCTCATCTCTGAGAGCGACATGCACGTGTCTCAGATGGCGCTGAGCTTCCTGTCCACGCTGGCTGTGACTCACCCGTCCTCGCTGAGTCAGCTCAGCGGAGGAAACATCATGCAGCAGCTCATTGCGCTGGTTCGATCCCCGCTGCTGCAGGGAGGCGCTCTCGCCGCAATGCTGGACTTCTACCAG GCTCTGGTGTCCACAGACACACCTGGTCTGGGTTACATGGACCTGCTTAGGATGCTGACTGGTCCAGTCTACTCCCAGAGTGCCGCTCTGCCCCACAAACAAGCCTACTGCTCCATTGCTAAGTGTGTAGCCGCTCTGACCAGAGCATGTCCCACTGAGGGACCTGCTGTGGTCGGACAGTTCATCCAG GATGTGAAGAACAGCCGCTCCACCGACTCAATCAGACTGCTGGCTCTGCTCTCACTGGGTGAAGTGGGACACCATGTGGACCTCAGCAGCCAACCAGAGCTCAAGACGGTCATCCTGGatgctttctcctcctccagtgaGGAG gtGAAGTCAGCGGCCTCCTATGCGTTAGGCAGCATTGCAGTGGGGAATCTTCCAGAGTATTTGCCCTTCGTCCTGCAGGAGATCTCCTCGTCCAAGAGACAGTACCTGCTGCTGCACTCGCTCAAAGAGATCATCA GTTCGGCGTCTGTGTCCGGTCTGAAGCCGTACGTGGAGTCTGTTTGGTCTCTGCTGCTCAAACACTGCGAGTGTCAGGAGGAAGGAACCAGGAACGTGGTGGCCGAGTGTTTGGGAAAACTGACGCTGATCGACCCTGAAACCCTGCTGCCCCGCCTCAAAGGATACCTGCTGTCAG GTTCATCATATGCCAGGAGCTCCGTGGTAACAGCGGTGAAGTTCACCATCTCAGACCAACCACAGCCCATCGACCCGCTGCTGAAGAACTGCatag GTGATTTCCTGAAGACCCTGGAGGACCCAGATCTGAACGTACGTCGCGTTGCCTTGGTCACGTTCAACTCTGCGGCTCATAATAAACCGAGTCTGATCCGAGAGCTGCTGGACTCTGTTTTACCACAACTTTACAACGAGACCAAAGTCAGGAAGGAGCTGATCAGAGAG GTGGAGATGGGTCCGTTCAAACACACGGTGGATGATGGTTTGGACCTGAGGAAGGCCGCGTTTGAGTGCATGTACACTCTGCTGGACAGCTGCCTGGACCGAATCGACATCTTCACCTTCCTCAACCACGTAGAGGACGGTCTCAAGGACCACTACGACATCAAG ATGCTGACGTTCCTGATGCTGGCCAGACTGTCGTCTCTGTGTCCCAGTGCTGTCCTGCAGAGACTGGACAGACTGGTGGAACCACTGAGAGCCACCTGCACCACCAAG GTGAAGGCGAACTCTGTGAAGCAGGAGTTTGAAAAGCAGGATGAGCTGAAGCGCTCTGCGATGCGTGCCGTCGTCGCTCTACTGACCATCCCTGAGGCTGAGAAGTCACCGCTGATGTCAGAGTTCCAGTCCCAGATCTCGTCCAATCAGGAGCTGGCGGCCATCTTCGACTCCATCCAGAGGGACTCCAGCTCCGCCAACATGGAGTCCATGGACACCAGCTAA